In Mycolicibacterium mucogenicum DSM 44124, the following are encoded in one genomic region:
- a CDS encoding diaminopimelate decarboxylase family protein, translating to MTLLDILPSLRGAMRPRIDTTIWPSTTQVDALGRLCVGSVALTDVADEFGTPAYVLDEADFRKRAQHYRTTLRGVEVVYAAQSLLTRTVAGWVHEAGLGMAVCSTAELATALAGGMDPARIVVHGSGKSVDELATAAGAGVGRIVLDCPIEMAYLAGVARRRQAVLLQVRPGVDVLPTVRRALATPQLPLAGLYCNLGTQIAEPEVYVEAVRALIDTMTDVRAAHGVVLTELNIGGGHAIAYRTGEPDLDVPALADFLEDALDAACAANRFPRPRLVVEPGRAISGRAGVTLHRVQSVSARTDGRAVVTVDGSHPHSAPVANYTVALANRHPLGPTRGSTVVGRDGSVIADHLDLPDDVHPGDLLATACTGAYHHSMASNFTMTTRPPVIAVCDRRVRPLIRRETTADLLLRDCG from the coding sequence ATGACACTGCTCGACATCCTGCCGTCCCTGCGGGGCGCCATGCGTCCGCGCATCGACACCACCATCTGGCCGTCGACCACCCAGGTCGACGCGCTGGGACGACTCTGCGTCGGGTCGGTCGCGCTCACCGACGTCGCCGACGAGTTCGGCACGCCCGCATACGTTCTGGATGAGGCCGACTTCCGCAAGCGGGCCCAGCACTACCGCACCACGCTGCGCGGCGTCGAGGTCGTCTACGCCGCCCAGTCCCTGCTGACCAGGACCGTTGCCGGCTGGGTGCACGAGGCCGGCCTCGGCATGGCGGTGTGTTCGACGGCCGAGCTGGCCACCGCCCTCGCCGGCGGCATGGACCCGGCGCGCATCGTCGTCCACGGCAGCGGCAAGTCGGTCGACGAGCTGGCGACCGCAGCGGGCGCCGGCGTCGGCCGCATCGTGCTGGACTGCCCCATCGAGATGGCCTATCTGGCCGGCGTCGCGCGCCGGCGGCAGGCGGTGCTGCTGCAGGTCCGCCCTGGTGTCGACGTGCTGCCGACCGTCCGTCGCGCACTGGCCACGCCGCAACTGCCGCTGGCCGGGCTGTACTGCAATCTCGGCACGCAGATCGCCGAACCGGAGGTCTACGTCGAAGCCGTGCGCGCACTCATCGACACCATGACCGATGTGCGCGCCGCCCACGGCGTAGTGCTCACCGAACTGAACATCGGCGGCGGCCACGCCATCGCCTACCGGACCGGCGAACCCGACCTCGACGTGCCGGCCCTGGCCGATTTCCTCGAAGACGCCCTCGACGCCGCCTGCGCCGCCAACCGGTTCCCGCGGCCGCGGCTCGTCGTCGAACCCGGCCGGGCGATCAGCGGCCGCGCCGGCGTGACACTGCACCGCGTGCAATCGGTGTCGGCCCGCACCGACGGCCGCGCCGTCGTCACCGTCGACGGCAGCCATCCGCATTCCGCGCCCGTCGCGAATTACACTGTCGCCCTTGCCAACCGGCATCCGCTCGGACCCACGCGCGGGTCCACCGTCGTCGGCCGCGACGGATCCGTCATCGCCGACCATCTCGACCTGCCCGACGACGTCCACCCCGGCGATCTGCTCGCCACCGCGTGCACCGGCGCCTACCACCACAGCATGGCGTCGAACTTCACCATGACGACCCGGCCGCCGGTCATCGCCGTGTGCGATAGGCGGGTGCGGCCGCTGATCCGCCGGGAGACCACCGCGGACCTGCTGCTGCGCGACTGCGGGTAA
- the mfd gene encoding transcription-repair coupling factor → MTSPGQQSIQTPLAGLVQLALTDPGLQELTRQAAEGVAEQALVGPVSARLPVAAALAAAGPVLVVTATGREADDLAAELRAVHGDAVALFPSWETLPHERLSPGVDTVGARLTVLRRLARPDDARLGPPLRVVVTTARSLLQPLAGGVTDAEPVTLTIGGEADFDDTVARLVELAYTRVDMVGKRGEFAVRGGILDVFTPTAEHPVRVEFWGDEVTEMRMFSVADQRSIPEIAVDTVIAMPCRELLLTADVRDRAAEIGADLPSSDNQVTGSIADMMAKLAEGIPVDGMEALLPVLRPGELALLTDRLPAGAPLLICDPEKVRTRAADLIKTGREFLEASWSVAAVGGDAPIDIEQLGGSGFRDFAEIREAAAAGGHPWWTLSQLANESAQELDIRPAPSARSQQSLEEIFAMLRAHIATGGLAAVVTPGTGTAHRVVEQLGESDVAATMLEPGEVPKPGVVGVLKGPLHDGLVLSGVNLVIITETDLTGNRAGATEGKRLAAKRRNVVDPLALTAGDLVVHDQHGIGKFVEMTERVVGGARREYLVLEYASAKRGGGSDRLYVPMDSLDQLSRYVGGTEPTLSRLGGSDWTNTKTKARKAVREIAGELVSLYAKRQSAPGHAFAPDTPWQAEMEDAFGFTETMDQLTAITEVKADMEKPVPMDRVICGDVGYGKTEIAVRAAFKAVQDGKQVAVLVPTTLLADQHLQTFTARMAGFPVTVKGLSRFTDPAESRLVIEGLKDGSVDVVIGTHRLLATGVTWKDLGLVIVDEEQRFGVEHKEHIKSMRTHVDVLTMSATPIPRTLEMSLAGIREMSTILTPPEERFPVLTYVGPHDDKQVAAALRRELLRDGQAFYIHNRVKSIDSAAARVRQLVPEARVVVAHGQMPEELLEKTVEGFWNRDYDILVCTTIVETGLDISNANTLIVERADTFGLSQLHQLRGRVGRSRERGYAYFLYPPEVPLTETAHDRLATIAQNNDLGAGMAVAMKDLEIRGAGNVLGVEQSGHVAGVGFDLYVRLVGEAVEAYRAAVDGKTIAAVEEPKEVRVDLPIDAHLPPDYIGSDRLRLEAYRRLAAASDHAAVASVVEELVDRYGPLPEPAQRLVAVARLRLLCREYGVTEVSAISDSTIRLTPLTLMDSGQLRLKRMYPGATYRATTSTVQIPIPRAGAGVGAPRIRDLELARAVAGLLLVLDGKAAGEVDITDLGGSAVGEADRA, encoded by the coding sequence ATGACCTCCCCGGGGCAGCAATCGATCCAAACCCCGTTGGCGGGGCTCGTCCAACTCGCACTCACCGATCCTGGCCTGCAGGAATTGACGCGGCAGGCCGCCGAGGGTGTCGCTGAGCAGGCTCTGGTGGGCCCGGTCAGCGCGCGGCTCCCGGTCGCGGCCGCGCTGGCCGCCGCCGGCCCGGTGCTCGTCGTCACGGCCACCGGTCGCGAGGCCGACGACCTCGCCGCCGAACTGCGGGCCGTCCACGGCGACGCCGTGGCGCTGTTCCCGTCGTGGGAGACGCTGCCGCACGAGCGGCTCTCGCCCGGCGTGGACACCGTGGGTGCCCGGCTGACGGTGCTGCGCCGGCTGGCGCGGCCCGACGACGCCCGCCTCGGCCCGCCGCTGCGCGTGGTGGTCACGACGGCCCGGTCACTGCTGCAGCCGCTGGCCGGCGGCGTGACCGACGCCGAACCCGTGACGCTGACCATCGGCGGTGAAGCGGACTTCGACGACACCGTGGCGCGGCTGGTCGAACTGGCCTACACGCGCGTCGACATGGTGGGCAAGCGCGGCGAATTCGCCGTCCGCGGAGGCATTCTCGACGTCTTCACGCCGACCGCCGAGCACCCCGTGCGTGTCGAGTTCTGGGGCGACGAGGTCACCGAGATGCGGATGTTCTCGGTGGCCGACCAGCGGTCCATCCCCGAGATCGCCGTCGACACCGTGATCGCGATGCCCTGCCGTGAACTGCTGCTGACCGCGGACGTCCGCGACCGCGCCGCCGAGATCGGCGCGGATCTGCCCAGTAGCGACAACCAGGTCACCGGCAGCATCGCGGACATGATGGCCAAGCTCGCCGAAGGCATTCCGGTCGACGGCATGGAGGCGCTGCTGCCGGTGTTGCGCCCCGGCGAGCTGGCGCTGCTCACCGATCGGCTTCCGGCCGGTGCGCCGCTGCTGATCTGCGATCCGGAGAAGGTGCGCACCCGCGCCGCCGATCTGATCAAGACCGGCCGCGAGTTCCTGGAGGCCTCGTGGTCGGTGGCCGCCGTGGGCGGTGACGCACCGATCGACATTGAGCAACTTGGTGGTTCGGGTTTCCGGGACTTCGCGGAGATCCGGGAGGCGGCGGCCGCCGGTGGCCACCCGTGGTGGACGCTGAGCCAGTTGGCCAACGAGTCGGCGCAGGAGCTCGACATCCGGCCGGCGCCGTCGGCGCGCAGTCAGCAGAGCCTCGAAGAGATCTTCGCGATGCTGCGGGCACACATCGCCACCGGCGGGCTCGCCGCGGTGGTGACCCCGGGCACCGGTACCGCGCACCGCGTCGTCGAGCAGCTCGGTGAATCCGATGTCGCCGCAACGATGTTGGAGCCCGGCGAGGTGCCGAAGCCCGGTGTCGTCGGCGTGCTCAAGGGCCCGCTGCACGACGGTCTGGTGCTGTCCGGCGTCAACCTCGTGATCATCACCGAGACCGACCTGACGGGTAACCGGGCCGGGGCCACCGAGGGCAAAAGGCTTGCCGCCAAACGGCGTAACGTCGTCGATCCGCTGGCGTTGACGGCCGGCGACCTGGTGGTGCACGACCAGCACGGCATCGGCAAGTTCGTCGAGATGACCGAGCGCGTGGTCGGTGGCGCGCGGCGTGAGTATCTGGTCCTGGAGTACGCATCGGCCAAACGTGGCGGCGGGTCCGACCGGCTGTACGTGCCGATGGATTCGCTGGACCAGCTGTCCCGATACGTCGGCGGCACCGAGCCCACGCTGAGCCGGCTCGGCGGCAGCGACTGGACCAACACGAAGACCAAGGCGCGCAAGGCCGTTCGTGAGATCGCTGGTGAGCTGGTCTCGCTGTATGCCAAGCGGCAGTCCGCGCCGGGGCATGCCTTCGCCCCGGACACCCCGTGGCAGGCCGAGATGGAAGACGCGTTCGGCTTCACCGAGACCATGGACCAGTTGACCGCCATCACCGAGGTCAAGGCCGACATGGAGAAACCGGTTCCGATGGACCGGGTCATCTGCGGTGACGTCGGCTACGGCAAGACCGAGATCGCGGTGCGCGCGGCGTTCAAGGCCGTGCAGGACGGCAAGCAGGTCGCGGTCCTGGTGCCGACGACGCTGCTGGCAGACCAGCACCTGCAGACCTTCACCGCGCGCATGGCCGGCTTCCCGGTGACGGTCAAGGGCCTGTCCCGCTTCACCGATCCGGCTGAATCCCGTTTGGTGATCGAGGGTTTGAAGGACGGCTCGGTCGACGTGGTGATCGGCACGCACCGGTTGCTGGCGACGGGCGTCACGTGGAAAGACCTGGGTCTGGTGATCGTCGACGAGGAGCAGCGGTTCGGCGTCGAGCACAAGGAGCACATCAAGTCGATGCGCACCCACGTCGACGTGTTGACCATGAGCGCGACCCCGATCCCGCGCACCCTGGAGATGAGCCTGGCCGGCATCCGGGAGATGTCGACGATTCTGACGCCGCCCGAGGAACGCTTCCCGGTGCTGACTTACGTTGGGCCGCATGACGATAAGCAGGTCGCCGCGGCCCTGCGGCGCGAGCTGTTGCGTGATGGGCAGGCGTTCTACATCCACAACCGGGTGAAGTCGATCGACAGCGCCGCCGCCCGGGTGCGCCAGCTGGTGCCGGAGGCGCGCGTCGTGGTGGCACACGGGCAGATGCCCGAGGAGTTGCTGGAGAAGACCGTCGAGGGCTTCTGGAACCGCGACTACGACATCCTGGTCTGCACCACGATCGTCGAGACGGGCCTTGATATCTCGAACGCCAACACGCTGATCGTGGAGCGCGCCGACACCTTCGGTCTGTCGCAGCTGCACCAGCTGCGTGGCCGGGTGGGCCGCAGCCGCGAGCGCGGCTACGCGTATTTCCTGTACCCGCCTGAGGTTCCGCTCACCGAGACCGCGCACGACCGGCTGGCCACCATCGCGCAGAACAACGATCTGGGCGCCGGCATGGCCGTGGCGATGAAGGACCTCGAGATTCGCGGGGCGGGCAACGTCCTGGGTGTCGAGCAGTCCGGACACGTCGCGGGCGTCGGCTTCGACTTGTATGTCCGGCTGGTCGGCGAGGCCGTGGAGGCCTACCGCGCCGCGGTCGATGGGAAAACCATTGCGGCGGTGGAGGAGCCGAAGGAGGTGCGGGTCGACCTGCCGATCGATGCGCACCTGCCGCCCGACTACATCGGCAGCGACCGGCTGCGGCTCGAGGCCTACCGCCGGTTGGCCGCGGCGTCCGACCACGCGGCGGTGGCGTCCGTCGTCGAGGAGTTGGTGGACCGCTACGGACCGCTGCCCGAACCTGCGCAGCGCCTGGTCGCGGTGGCCCGCCTGCGGCTGCTGTGCCGCGAGTACGGCGTCACCGAGGTCAGCGCGATCTCGGACTCGACCATCCGGCTGACGCCCCTGACGCTCATGGACTCCGGGCAGCTGCGGCTCAAGCGGATGTATCCCGGCGCGACGTACCGGGCCACCACGTCGACGGTGCAGATCCCGATCCCGCGGGCCGGCGCCGGGGTCGGCGCACCCCGCATCCGTGACCTGGAGTTGGCCCGCGCGGTAGCCGGTCTGCTGCTGGTGCTCGACGGGAAAGCGGCAGGTGAAGTTGATATAACCGACCTGGGAGGTAGTGCGGTGGGAGAGGCGGATCGCGCATGA
- a CDS encoding nucleoside triphosphate pyrophosphohydrolase — protein MTVVLVDPRRPSLMPIDALGLLTGDVQYTEELPIKVPWSLPSGRPAYGDADNPAPVLLSSDPEHPQVRARLAAGEKLIAADGAQPGERLIDAVTMMDKLRTNGPWESEQTHDSLRRYLLEETYELFDAVRGGNADDVREELGDVLLQVLFHARIAEDAPLHPFGIDDVADTLIRKLGNRVPAVLAGQEISLEDQIAQWEERKALEMRAKASPRISCMDEVPTALPALALAQKLIERAGTAGLPSDLLPAGLTSVTLAPDFDAESALRTVALEFIDTVRETERRIVAARRGDEVAVELDAAPLGAVSEDEWREHWPAQAD, from the coding sequence ATGACGGTCGTCCTGGTCGATCCGCGCCGCCCCTCGCTGATGCCGATCGACGCGCTGGGGCTGCTCACCGGCGACGTGCAGTACACCGAGGAACTGCCGATCAAGGTGCCATGGTCGTTGCCGTCGGGCCGGCCGGCCTACGGTGACGCCGACAATCCGGCACCGGTGCTGCTGTCCTCCGACCCGGAACATCCGCAGGTGCGGGCCCGGCTCGCGGCCGGCGAGAAGCTGATCGCCGCGGACGGTGCGCAACCGGGCGAGCGGCTCATCGACGCCGTCACGATGATGGACAAGCTGCGCACCAACGGTCCGTGGGAGAGCGAGCAGACGCACGACTCGCTGCGCCGGTACCTGCTGGAGGAGACCTACGAGCTGTTCGACGCGGTGCGGGGCGGCAACGCCGACGACGTCCGCGAGGAACTCGGAGATGTCTTGCTGCAGGTGCTGTTTCACGCCCGCATCGCCGAAGACGCGCCGCTGCACCCGTTCGGCATCGACGACGTGGCCGACACCCTGATTCGCAAGCTGGGCAACCGCGTGCCGGCAGTGCTTGCCGGGCAAGAGATTTCGCTGGAAGACCAGATCGCCCAGTGGGAAGAGCGCAAGGCTTTGGAAATGCGGGCGAAGGCGTCGCCCCGCATTTCGTGCATGGACGAGGTGCCGACGGCGCTGCCGGCGCTGGCCCTGGCGCAGAAGCTGATCGAACGGGCCGGCACTGCCGGTTTGCCGTCCGATCTGCTTCCGGCCGGACTCACCTCGGTGACCCTGGCGCCCGACTTCGACGCCGAAAGTGCCTTGCGCACAGTGGCTCTGGAATTCATCGATACCGTGCGCGAGACCGAGCGCCGCATCGTCGCCGCCCGCCGCGGCGACGAAGTGGCGGTGGAGTTGGACGCGGCACCGCTGGGTGCCGTGTCAGAGGATGAGTGGCGGGAGCACTGGCCGGCTCAGGCCGACTGA